The Prochlorococcus marinus str. MIT 9301 genome segment AATTGTTTGCCTGATGGATTTAATAAAATTGCTCATACTGAGAACACACTCCATGCAGCAATTTCAAATGATATAAAGAAATTATTTGGCGTACAATTTCATCCTGAAGTTGTACATTCAGAGTTTGGGATGAAGATAATTAAAAATTTTGTTTATAACATTTCTTGTTGTGAGGCTGATTGGACAACTGAAACCTACATAGAGGAAACTATTCCTAGGATAAGAGAGCAAGTTGGCAATAAAAAAGTTTTGCTTGCCTTGTCAGGAGGAGTTGATTCCTCGACCCTTGCTTTTCTTCTTAATAAAGCAATTGGAAATCAGCTTACATGCATGTTTATTGACCAAGGTTTCATGAGAAAAGGCGAACCAGAATTTTTAATGAATTTTTTTGATAAGAAATTTCACATTAAAGTTGAATATATTAACGCAAGGGAAAGGTTTATTGCCAAATTAAAAGGGATTACTGATCCAGAACAAAAAAGGAAAATTATTGGTGAAGAATTTATTAGAGTATTTGAAGAAGAAAGTAATAGATTGGGACCTTTTCAGTACTTAGCTCAAGGTACTCTTTATCCTGATGTTATTGAAAGTGCTGGTACTAATATTGATCCCAAGACTGGTGAAAGAATAGCTGTAAAAATAAAGAGTCATCATAACGTGGGTGGATTGCCAAAAGATTTACAATTTAAATTAGTTGAGCCATTAAGAAAACTTTTTAAGGATGAAGTCAGAAAAGTCGGCGGTGCCTTAGGTTTACCGGATGAGATTATAAAAAGGCATCCATTCCCAGGCCCGGGATTAGCTATAAGAATTTTGGGCGAGGTGAATAATGAAAAGCTTGATTGTTTAAGAGATGCAGACTGGATAGTAAGAGATGAAATTAAAAAAGCTGGTCTTTACAACGATATTTGGCAAGCTTTTGCAGTATTGCTACCGGTTAAAACTGTAGGAGTTATGGGAGATAAAAGGACTTATGCATGGCCAATAGTTTTACGTTGCGTATCTAGTGAAGATGGCATGACAGCAGATTGGTCAAAAATTCCTTTTAAGATTTTGGAGAGGATTGCAAATAGAATCGTAAATGAAGTAATTTCAGTAAATAGAGTTGTATATGATATCACGAGCAAACCTCCTGGAACTATTGAATGGGAATGAAAAGTAGGGTATAAACCATGTCATAGTCTAGAAAAATTGGTTTCACACGAGTTTCACATGAGAATCTTTTAACCTATTGGCAAGGGATCTCGATATGGAGGTTTCACATAGGTTTCACATGGAGGTAAAAATCTATCTCTATAGAGAAATCGTAGAGTTTGAAATTTCTCTACACCTTAAATAATTAATTGTTTATTTTTTTAATTTTTTCTAAATTCCATTTATCAAATATTAATTTCATTTCTCTTTCGTAGTGTCTTACTTTCTTCGAGAAAGGTAATGTTTGAATAATTATCCCAAAGGGAAATTTAAAAAAAGAAAAAACATAAACAATATAAAACTCGACAAATGAAGGTTTTGGTGGAAGAGGTAAATTTTTTATATATGCCCAATCAATGCATGCTTTTAGTTGCTTATCACTTGCAGCAATATTTTTTCTACATCTCCAGTAAGAGAATAGGTAAATTCCTATAAAAATCGGTAGTGGAAGAAGTCGCAACATTAAATATCAAGGATAATTTTTCTCCTCATTAATTCATATTAAAGTGATAGTTTATTTTTTATGAAAATTCCTGATAATACCCCAAAGCAATATCTTTCCTTCTTGAAAATAAAATAAGAGGGCATTTGTTTGCCCTCTTCGAGTCTTATGCACCTCACTGTCCACAAAGTCGATGAAGTATTTTTGACTCCTGAATTATTTCTACTCCTATTGAATAGAAAAAGATAGTCGTACAAACCACAAAGCACTTCTACCCGGGTAATAAT includes the following:
- the guaA gene encoding glutamine-hydrolyzing GMP synthase; the protein is MSQKSFKKERDPSILILDFGSQYSELIARRIRETNVFSLVVSNCISIEDINDINPKGIILSGGPNSVYEQNAPKCDKKIFNLGIPILGICYGMQLMVKELGGSVISATKKAEYGRAPINIDQESDLLRDVEDKSIMWMSHGDSINCLPDGFNKIAHTENTLHAAISNDIKKLFGVQFHPEVVHSEFGMKIIKNFVYNISCCEADWTTETYIEETIPRIREQVGNKKVLLALSGGVDSSTLAFLLNKAIGNQLTCMFIDQGFMRKGEPEFLMNFFDKKFHIKVEYINARERFIAKLKGITDPEQKRKIIGEEFIRVFEEESNRLGPFQYLAQGTLYPDVIESAGTNIDPKTGERIAVKIKSHHNVGGLPKDLQFKLVEPLRKLFKDEVRKVGGALGLPDEIIKRHPFPGPGLAIRILGEVNNEKLDCLRDADWIVRDEIKKAGLYNDIWQAFAVLLPVKTVGVMGDKRTYAWPIVLRCVSSEDGMTADWSKIPFKILERIANRIVNEVISVNRVVYDITSKPPGTIEWE